In Zonotrichia albicollis isolate bZonAlb1 chromosome 3, bZonAlb1.hap1, whole genome shotgun sequence, a single window of DNA contains:
- the BMP2 gene encoding bone morphogenetic protein 2 isoform X1: MVAVTRSLLALLLCQALLGGAAGLMPEVGRRRFSEPGRAASAAQRPEDLLSEFELRLLHMFGLKRRPSPGKDVVIPPYMLDLYRLHAGQQLGQPAALGFPLERAASRANTVRSFHHEEVLEELPEMSGKTARRFFFNLTSIPSEESITSAELQIFRKQVHGASENNSSYHHRINIYEIIKPATATSKDPVTRLLDTRLVHHNASKWESFDVTPAVLRWIAHGQPNHGFVVEVVHLDKENSASKRHVRISRSLHQDEDSWSQLRPLLVTFGHDGKGHPLHKREKRQAKHKQRKRHKYSCKRHPLYVDFNDVGWNDWIVAPPGYSAFYCHGECPFPLADHLNSTNHAIVQTLVNSVNSKIPKACCVPTELSAISMLYLDENEKVVLKNYQDMVVEGCGCR, from the exons ATGGTTGCCGTGACCCGCTCGCTCCTGgcgctgctgctctgccaggcgCTGCTGGGCGGCGCGGCCGGGCTCATGCCGGAGGTGGGTCGGCGGCGCTTCAGCGAGCCGGGCCGCGCCGCCTCGGCCGCGCAGCGCCCCGAGGACCTGCTCAGCGAGTTCGAGCTGCGCCTGCTCCACATGTTCGGGCTGAAGCGGCGGCCCAGCCCCGGCAAGGACGTCGTCATCCCACCCTACATGCTGGATCTCTACCGCCTGCAcgcggggcagcagctggggcagccgGCGGCCCTGGGCTTCCCGCTGGAGCGGGCGGCCAGCCGCGCCAACACCGTCCGCAGCTTCCACCACGAAG AAGTTTTGGAAGAACTACCAGAAATGAGTGGGAAAACAGCACGGCGTTTCTTCTTTAATTTAACTTCCATCCCCAGTGAGGAGTCTATCACCTCAGCTGAACTCCAGATTTTTCGGAAACAGGTGCACGGAGCCTCTGAGAACAACAGCAGCTACCATCACCGTATTAATATTTATGAAATTATAAAGccagccacagccacctctAAGGACCCTGTCACAAGACTTTTGGACACCAGGTTGGTGCATCATAATGCAAGTAAATGGGAAAGTTTTGATGTAACGCCAGCTGTTTTGAGGTGGATTGCACATGGACAACCTAACCATGGGTTTGTGGTAGAGGTGGTTCACTTGGACAAAGAGAACAGTGCCTCCAAGAGGCACGTTAGGATTAGCAGGTCTTTACATCAGGATGAAGATAGCTGGTCTCAGCTCAGGCCATTGTTAGTGACGTTTGGGCATGATGGCAAGGGACACCCGCTCCATAAAAGAGAAAAGCGTCAAGCGAAACACAAACAGCGTAAACGCCACAAATACAGTTGCAAAAGGCACCCGTTGTATGTGGACTTCAATGATGTGGGGTGGAATGACTGGATTGTGGCCCCGCCGGGGTATAGTGCCTTTTACTGCCACGGGGAAtgtcccttccctctggcagaTCACCTAAACTCAACCAACCATGCCATTGTTCAGACTTTGGTCAATTCAGTGAATTCCAAAATCCCCAAGGCTTGCTGTGTGCCGACAGAACTGAGTGCTATTTCCATGCTCTACCttgatgaaaatgaaaaagttgTATTAAAGAACTATCAAGATATGGTTGTGGAGGGTTGTGGGTGCCGCTAA